Proteins encoded together in one Pseudomonas arsenicoxydans window:
- a CDS encoding alpha/beta hydrolase: MNHVVEEVRLSLPHIELAAHLFGPEDGLPVIALHGWLDNANSFARLAPKLKGLRIIALDMAGHGHSGHRPPGAGYAMWDYAHDVLQVAEQLGLKRFALMGHSMGAIASLIIAGSMPERVTHLALIDGVIPPTDKGENAAERMGMALQAQLDLQEKRKPVYTTLDRAIEARMKGLVAVSREAAELLAQRGLMPVPGGYTWRTDNRLTLPSPLRLTTEQAMAFVQRVSCPALLVVAADGMLAKHPELLERLPFSREQLPGGHHLHLNDEPGADLVADCFNRFFAVP; the protein is encoded by the coding sequence ATGAACCACGTCGTCGAAGAAGTTCGCCTGAGCCTGCCGCACATCGAACTGGCGGCGCACTTGTTCGGCCCCGAAGACGGTTTGCCGGTGATTGCCTTGCACGGCTGGCTGGACAACGCCAATAGCTTCGCCCGGTTGGCGCCAAAGCTCAAAGGCCTGCGCATCATCGCGCTGGACATGGCCGGCCACGGTCATTCCGGGCATCGACCGCCCGGTGCCGGTTACGCGATGTGGGACTACGCCCATGACGTGCTGCAAGTCGCCGAACAGCTTGGACTGAAGCGATTTGCCCTGATGGGGCATTCCATGGGCGCGATCGCTTCGTTGATCATCGCCGGGTCGATGCCGGAGCGCGTTACGCACCTGGCGTTGATCGACGGAGTCATTCCTCCTACAGACAAAGGCGAAAATGCCGCTGAACGCATGGGCATGGCCCTGCAGGCGCAACTGGATCTCCAGGAGAAGCGCAAACCGGTTTACACCACGCTGGACCGTGCCATCGAGGCGCGCATGAAAGGTCTGGTGGCGGTCAGTCGCGAGGCTGCCGAACTGTTGGCCCAGCGCGGATTGATGCCCGTGCCGGGCGGTTACACCTGGCGCACCGACAACCGCCTCACGCTGCCATCGCCGCTGCGTCTGACAACCGAACAGGCCATGGCCTTCGTCCAGCGGGTCAGTTGTCCTGCGCTGTTGGTGGTTGCAGCCGACGGCATGCTCGCCAAGCATCCTGAATTGCTGGAGCGTCTACCCTTTAGCCGTGAACAGCTGCCAGGCGGCCATCATTTGCACCTCAATGATGAACCCGGCGCCGACCTTGTCGCAGACTGTTTCAATCGGTTCTTCGCCGTTCCTTGA
- a CDS encoding alpha/beta fold hydrolase, which produces MSQQIFFAHANGFPSGTYGKLFAALAPEYQVTHLEQHAHDPRFPADDNWHNLVDELIHHLKQQPEPVWGVGHSFGGVLHLHAALRCPELYRGVVMLDSPVLTRADQWVIRAAKRFGFIDRLTPAGRTLGRREEFADLEAARLYFAGKTLFRGFDPECFDAYLQHGLQKVGDKLRLRFDPATEISIYRGVPHTSPGRARQLKVPLAVVRGHKSRVVMRHHASSVGRMPLGESLTMPGGHMFPLERPQDTATLLKNLFSRWEGRRQQDCA; this is translated from the coding sequence ATGTCGCAACAGATCTTTTTCGCCCACGCCAATGGCTTTCCTTCAGGAACCTACGGCAAGTTGTTCGCGGCGCTGGCGCCCGAGTACCAGGTGACGCACCTGGAACAGCACGCCCACGACCCGCGTTTTCCGGCGGACGATAACTGGCACAACCTGGTGGACGAACTGATCCATCACCTCAAGCAACAACCGGAACCGGTGTGGGGCGTCGGCCATTCCTTCGGTGGCGTGTTGCACCTGCACGCGGCGTTGCGTTGCCCAGAGTTGTACCGGGGTGTGGTGATGCTCGATTCGCCGGTGCTGACCCGCGCCGATCAATGGGTGATTCGCGCCGCCAAGCGCTTCGGTTTTATTGATCGCCTGACGCCCGCTGGCCGCACGCTGGGGCGGCGGGAAGAATTCGCTGACCTGGAAGCGGCGCGACTCTATTTCGCCGGCAAAACCCTGTTCCGTGGCTTTGATCCCGAGTGCTTCGACGCCTACCTGCAACACGGTTTGCAAAAGGTCGGCGACAAGCTGCGCCTGCGCTTCGACCCGGCCACGGAAATCAGCATCTACCGCGGCGTGCCGCACACCAGTCCCGGCCGTGCCCGACAGTTGAAAGTGCCGCTGGCGGTGGTTCGCGGGCACAAGAGCCGCGTGGTGATGCGCCATCACGCAAGCTCCGTCGGGCGCATGCCGCTGGGTGAGTCCTTGACGATGCCCGGCGGCCACATGTTTCCCCTCGAACGTCCACAGGACACCGCCACGCTGCTGAAAAACCTGTTCAGCCGCTGGGAAGGTCGTCGTCAGCAGGATTGCGCATGA